The following proteins are co-located in the Tardibacter chloracetimidivorans genome:
- a CDS encoding DUF2474 domain-containing protein: protein MRQAITDPPPAPWWKRLAWFVGIWAASVAALGLVAFLIRLWIGAD from the coding sequence ATGAGGCAGGCTATCACTGACCCGCCGCCCGCTCCCTGGTGGAAGCGGCTGGCCTGGTTTGTCGGCATCTGGGCGGCCAGCGTCGCCGCGCTCGGTCTTGTGGCCTTCCTGATCCGCCTGTGGATCGGGGCAGACTGA
- a CDS encoding DNA gyrase inhibitor YacG, with translation MSAANTPEAKTRARCPVCRKPTAAAHSPFCSQGCRDRDLLKWLGEGYRIAGPPADPESMDMMLDKDGG, from the coding sequence ATGTCAGCCGCGAACACCCCTGAAGCCAAGACGCGCGCCCGCTGTCCCGTCTGCCGCAAGCCGACTGCCGCCGCGCATTCCCCCTTTTGCAGCCAGGGTTGCCGCGATCGCGACCTCCTGAAATGGCTGGGCGAGGGCTATCGGATAGCCGGTCCGCCCGCCGACCCCGAAAGCATGGACATGATGCTGGACAAAGACGGCGGCTGA
- a CDS encoding GNAT family N-acetyltransferase translates to MAKASEARLLVRNAVTGDIAGIRALIARVYPHMGNYSTGMIRGQINNFPEGQFVAVFEDKIVGYCASSRIDENVALSPHDWETISGNGFGSRHDPTGDWLYGIEMAVDERRRGLRIGKRLYEARRTLAERLELKGIVFGGRMPGFRRARRRADGPEDYIEKVREGKLRDPVIGFQFANGFAPIGVLADYLPDDQASCGFAAHMVWRNPYVDPNEPPSFRVPRDVESVRLATVQLQARPVKDFAEFIHNIEYFVDVASNYSADFVVFPELFTLSLLSFEPEQLSATEAIDRLTAHRGPLVKELSRMALRYNVNIVGGSHPTRTDDGDIQNVAYVCLRDGSVHEQEKIHPTPNEAYWWKIKGGDGLNVIQTDVGPIGVLICYDSEFPELARRLVDEGARIIFVPFCTDNRQGYMRVRYCAQARAVENQCFVVMSGNVGNLPGVENMDVQYAQSCILTPCDFPFARDGIAAEASENIETLTIADVNLSDLTWARAEGTVRNLTDRRFDLYRIDWSKGGASQRPAPDAQPAGPKGPGGG, encoded by the coding sequence TTGGCGAAGGCAAGCGAGGCGAGGCTTCTGGTGCGGAACGCGGTGACCGGCGACATCGCCGGAATCCGGGCGCTGATAGCGCGCGTCTATCCGCACATGGGCAATTACAGCACCGGCATGATCCGGGGCCAGATCAACAACTTTCCCGAAGGCCAGTTCGTCGCCGTGTTCGAGGACAAGATCGTCGGCTATTGCGCCTCCTCGCGCATCGACGAGAATGTGGCGCTGAGCCCGCATGACTGGGAGACTATCAGCGGCAACGGCTTCGGCAGCCGCCACGACCCGACCGGCGACTGGCTCTATGGAATTGAAATGGCAGTCGACGAGCGCAGGCGGGGGCTGCGCATCGGCAAGCGGCTCTATGAGGCGCGCCGGACGCTGGCCGAACGGCTTGAGCTGAAGGGCATCGTCTTCGGCGGACGCATGCCCGGCTTCCGTCGCGCCAGACGCCGCGCGGACGGGCCGGAGGACTATATCGAGAAGGTCCGCGAGGGGAAGCTGCGCGATCCGGTGATCGGCTTCCAGTTCGCCAACGGCTTCGCGCCCATCGGCGTGCTGGCGGACTATCTGCCCGACGATCAGGCATCGTGCGGCTTTGCAGCGCACATGGTCTGGCGCAATCCCTATGTCGATCCCAACGAGCCGCCGTCGTTCAGGGTGCCGCGCGACGTGGAAAGCGTGCGGCTTGCGACGGTGCAATTGCAGGCGCGCCCGGTGAAGGACTTCGCCGAGTTCATCCACAACATCGAGTATTTCGTCGATGTCGCGTCCAACTACAGCGCCGATTTCGTCGTCTTTCCCGAGCTTTTCACCCTCTCACTGCTGTCGTTCGAGCCTGAGCAGCTCTCGGCGACCGAAGCGATCGACCGGCTGACGGCGCATCGCGGTCCGCTGGTGAAGGAACTCTCGCGGATGGCGCTTCGCTACAACGTCAATATCGTCGGCGGATCGCACCCCACCCGCACCGACGACGGCGACATCCAGAACGTGGCCTATGTCTGCCTGCGCGACGGTTCCGTCCATGAGCAGGAGAAGATCCATCCCACGCCAAACGAAGCCTATTGGTGGAAGATCAAGGGCGGCGACGGACTGAACGTGATCCAGACCGACGTCGGCCCCATCGGCGTGCTCATCTGCTATGACAGCGAGTTCCCCGAACTGGCGCGGCGGCTGGTGGACGAGGGCGCGCGCATCATCTTCGTTCCCTTCTGCACCGACAATCGCCAGGGCTATATGCGCGTGCGCTATTGCGCCCAGGCCCGCGCGGTGGAGAATCAGTGCTTCGTCGTGATGTCGGGCAATGTCGGCAATCTGCCCGGCGTGGAGAACATGGACGTTCAATATGCCCAGTCGTGCATCCTGACGCCCTGCGACTTTCCATTTGCGCGCGACGGCATCGCGGCGGAGGCAAGCGAGAATATCGAGACTCTGACCATCGCCGACGTGAACCTTTCCGACCTCACCTGGGCCAGGGCCGAAGGGACCGTGCGCAACCTCACCGACCGCCGCTTCGATCTTTACCGGATCGACTGGAGCAAGGGCGGCGCGTCGCAACGCCCTGCTCCGGACGCTCAACCCGCCGGGCCGAAGGGGCCGGGCGGCGGCTGA
- a CDS encoding tetratricopeptide repeat protein — translation MLADRYGNDVSTSSQAALDRYNEALLLIRLYEGDPIAALDAALDDDPDFTMAWAARAAVLVQQADKAYDAEAERSLRAGFASGGNDAERMHLAAARDWLEGRLHKAVTGFARLALENPRDLLALQSAHVGCFFVGRQAELRDWPLQALRAFGREDDGRHAVLGMAAFGLEECGDFARAEDMGSEAVALEPRDGWAVHAVAHVHEMRGDTDRGIPWLRGNIQAMGPENGFSYHNWWHLALLHLDRNDHAEALSLYDSRVRPVADGKVLMEWIDASALLWRLHLDGVDTGNRFAALADCWADVTADGYYAFNDLHALMAFIGAGRMADTERIVEAVRRSAAGSDDNGHMAREVGLPLAEGFLAFANGRHDVAVDNILAVRGIGQRLGGSHAQRDLLSLTALHAARRGGMRQLAEALVAERLAHKPASPSAKRLQREVEASPVVRAAA, via the coding sequence ATGCTGGCCGACCGCTATGGCAATGATGTTTCCACGTCTTCGCAGGCGGCGCTCGACCGCTACAACGAGGCGCTGCTGCTGATCCGGCTTTATGAGGGCGATCCGATCGCCGCGCTCGATGCGGCGCTGGACGACGACCCCGATTTCACCATGGCCTGGGCGGCAAGGGCGGCGGTGCTCGTGCAGCAGGCCGACAAGGCTTATGACGCGGAGGCCGAACGGTCGCTCCGGGCGGGGTTCGCCTCGGGCGGCAATGATGCAGAGCGCATGCATCTGGCGGCGGCGCGGGACTGGCTGGAAGGCAGGCTCCACAAGGCGGTCACCGGCTTTGCGCGGTTAGCGCTGGAAAACCCGCGCGACCTGCTGGCGCTGCAATCGGCGCATGTCGGCTGCTTCTTCGTCGGCCGACAGGCCGAATTGCGCGACTGGCCGCTTCAGGCGCTGCGGGCGTTCGGCCGCGAGGACGACGGCAGGCACGCGGTTCTCGGCATGGCCGCTTTCGGGCTGGAGGAGTGCGGCGATTTCGCGCGGGCCGAGGACATGGGGAGCGAGGCGGTTGCGCTTGAGCCGCGCGACGGATGGGCGGTCCATGCGGTGGCGCACGTCCATGAGATGCGCGGCGACACGGACCGCGGCATTCCCTGGCTGCGCGGCAATATTCAGGCGATGGGGCCGGAAAACGGCTTTTCCTATCACAACTGGTGGCATCTCGCGCTGCTGCACCTCGACCGCAACGACCATGCCGAGGCGCTGTCGCTGTACGACAGCCGGGTTCGTCCCGTCGCTGACGGAAAGGTGCTGATGGAGTGGATCGATGCATCGGCCCTGCTCTGGCGGCTCCATCTCGACGGAGTCGACACGGGCAACCGCTTTGCGGCGCTGGCGGACTGCTGGGCCGATGTGACCGCCGACGGCTATTACGCCTTCAACGATCTTCATGCACTGATGGCGTTCATCGGCGCGGGACGGATGGCGGACACCGAGCGTATCGTCGAGGCGGTGCGCCGTTCGGCTGCCGGGAGTGACGACAACGGCCATATGGCGCGGGAAGTCGGTCTGCCGCTCGCCGAGGGATTTCTTGCGTTCGCCAACGGGCGTCATGACGTCGCCGTGGACAATATCCTGGCGGTGCGGGGCATCGGCCAGCGCCTCGGCGGGTCACATGCGCAGCGGGACTTGCTCTCGCTGACCGCGCTTCACGCGGCGCGCCGGGGCGGGATGCGGCAGCTGGCGGAAGCGCTGGTGGCCGAACGGCTCGCCCACAAGCCCGCAAGTCCGTCGGCAAAGCGCCTGCAACGCGAGGTGGAGGCGTCGCCCGTCGTCCGCGCCGCAGCCTGA
- the cydB gene encoding cytochrome d ubiquinol oxidase subunit II: MDLTVIWAAIIAFAVAAYVVMDGFDLGIGILFPGFRVGGERDMAMNSIAPVWDGNETWLVLGGGGLLAAFPLAYAIVLPALYAPLIVMLLGLIFRGVAFEFRWRDPAHRAGWDAAFCAGSLAATLAQGITLGALLQGITVEGRAYAGGWWEWLSPFSLLTGVSLAIGYALLGSCWLIWKTSGAVQADAQRLARPLTPALLVAIAAVSAYTPFLEGQYYERWFTSPGIFASVPMPLLVAGAGYLLWRSIGRTGQAGGRDWLPFLLTLIIFALSMIGLAISIWPDVVPGRVTIWEAAAPERSQIFMLVGAGILVPIILGYTIWAYWVFRGKVDEAGYH; encoded by the coding sequence ATGGATCTGACCGTCATCTGGGCCGCCATCATCGCCTTTGCGGTTGCCGCTTATGTGGTGATGGACGGCTTTGATCTGGGCATCGGCATCCTCTTCCCCGGCTTCCGCGTGGGCGGCGAGCGCGACATGGCGATGAACAGCATCGCACCCGTCTGGGACGGGAACGAGACGTGGCTGGTGCTTGGCGGCGGTGGGCTGCTCGCCGCATTCCCGCTGGCCTATGCGATCGTGCTGCCCGCGCTCTATGCGCCGCTCATCGTGATGCTGCTCGGCCTCATCTTCCGTGGCGTCGCGTTCGAGTTCCGCTGGCGCGACCCGGCGCACCGCGCGGGCTGGGACGCCGCCTTTTGTGCGGGCTCGCTTGCCGCCACGCTTGCCCAGGGGATCACGCTCGGCGCGCTGCTTCAGGGCATCACGGTTGAAGGCCGCGCCTATGCGGGCGGCTGGTGGGAGTGGCTGTCGCCCTTTTCTCTGCTGACCGGCGTCAGCCTCGCCATCGGCTATGCGCTGCTCGGCTCGTGCTGGCTGATCTGGAAGACGTCTGGCGCGGTGCAGGCGGATGCGCAGCGCCTCGCCCGCCCGCTGACACCAGCGCTTCTCGTCGCGATTGCGGCGGTCAGCGCCTATACCCCCTTTCTGGAAGGCCAGTATTACGAGCGCTGGTTCACCTCGCCCGGCATCTTCGCTTCGGTGCCGATGCCGCTGCTGGTGGCGGGCGCGGGCTATCTGCTGTGGCGGTCCATCGGCCGCACGGGGCAAGCCGGGGGCCGCGACTGGCTGCCGTTTCTCCTCACCCTCATCATATTCGCCCTGTCGATGATCGGCCTCGCCATCTCCATCTGGCCCGATGTCGTGCCGGGGCGGGTGACGATATGGGAAGCGGCGGCCCCTGAACGCAGCCAGATCTTCATGCTGGTCGGCGCGGGCATATTGGTGCCGATCATCCTCGGCTATACCATCTGGGCCTATTGGGTGTTCCGGGGAAAGGTTGATGAGGCAGGCTATCACTGA
- a CDS encoding TetR/AcrR family transcriptional regulator — MSATAVLARGQQTRERILEAAERAVLQKGFKSTSIEEIVVAAGITRNGFFYHFPDKHALAKALLVRYIAHDDALIGGLLDRADELVDDPLQAYLAFLKMFSEVMADLPDRHPGCLVASYCYQDQVFSREIRALSAETMIRWRNHFRARLDMIARHYAPGLPVDLDALADMVLVLVEGGIIMDKVHRGKGVLPRQLMLARTFIGLLFERARA, encoded by the coding sequence ATGTCAGCAACCGCCGTCCTTGCCAGGGGGCAGCAGACGCGCGAGCGGATTCTGGAAGCGGCCGAGCGCGCTGTGCTGCAAAAAGGGTTCAAGTCGACGTCGATCGAAGAGATCGTCGTGGCGGCCGGAATCACGCGCAACGGATTTTTCTATCATTTCCCCGACAAGCACGCGCTCGCCAAGGCCCTGCTGGTCCGCTACATCGCGCATGACGACGCGCTGATCGGAGGCCTTCTCGACCGCGCCGACGAACTGGTCGACGATCCGCTTCAGGCATATCTCGCCTTTCTGAAAATGTTTTCGGAGGTGATGGCCGACCTGCCCGACCGGCATCCCGGATGCCTGGTCGCTTCCTACTGCTATCAGGATCAGGTCTTCAGCCGCGAGATAAGGGCGCTCAGCGCCGAAACCATGATCCGCTGGCGCAACCACTTCCGCGCCCGGCTGGACATGATCGCACGCCACTATGCTCCCGGTCTTCCCGTCGATCTCGATGCGCTCGCGGACATGGTGCTGGTGCTGGTGGAAGGCGGGATCATCATGGACAAGGTCCACAGGGGCAAGGGCGTGCTGCCACGGCAGCTGATGCTTGCACGAACCTTTATCGGCTTGCTGTTCGAACGGGCGCGGGCGTGA
- a CDS encoding Maf family protein has protein sequence MPGLVLASSSPRRRDLLGQIGVIPSRIAEPLVDEAPLKGELPRDHALRLAVAKAQAVARGPDEIVLAGDTCVGAGRRILPKADTPDVVRQCLELLGGRRHDVWSAVAVIDGSGRLRSRNVRSVVAFKQLDSAEIEAYLESGEGVGKAGGYAIQGSAAALIRAMSGSYSGVVGLPLFETRALLRTAGYPLG, from the coding sequence ATGCCGGGGCTTGTCCTCGCCTCGTCCAGTCCGCGCCGCAGGGATCTGCTCGGCCAGATCGGCGTAATCCCCTCGCGGATCGCCGAACCCCTTGTCGATGAAGCGCCGCTGAAAGGCGAGCTGCCGCGCGATCATGCGCTGCGGCTTGCCGTCGCAAAGGCGCAGGCCGTGGCGCGCGGGCCGGACGAGATCGTGCTTGCGGGCGATACCTGCGTCGGCGCGGGACGCCGCATCCTTCCCAAGGCCGACACGCCGGATGTGGTGAGGCAATGCCTGGAATTGCTGGGGGGGCGACGTCACGACGTCTGGTCGGCGGTGGCGGTGATCGACGGCTCGGGACGGTTGCGCAGCCGCAATGTGCGGTCGGTGGTCGCGTTCAAGCAGCTGGATTCGGCAGAGATCGAGGCCTATCTGGAGTCCGGCGAAGGCGTCGGCAAGGCGGGCGGCTATGCCATACAGGGCTCTGCCGCCGCACTTATTCGCGCCATGTCGGGCAGCTATAGCGGGGTGGTGGGCTTGCCGCTGTTCGAGACGCGGGCGCTGCTCAGGACCGCCGGATACCCGCTTGGCTGA
- the hisG gene encoding ATP phosphoribosyltransferase produces MVKPLVIALPKGRILKEALPLLSAAGIEPEPAFSDESSRALRFSTNRPDVELIRVRSFDVATFVAHGAAQLGVCGNDVLMEFAYSEIYAPVDLNIGHCRLSVAEPAELAASDNPASWSHVRVATKYPYVTRRFFEARGVQAECVKLNGAMELAPALGLSSRIVDLVSSGRTLKENGLVEVEVIAEVTSRLIVNRAAFKTRAPEVTAMIDSFRKAAGGLPDAA; encoded by the coding sequence ATGGTCAAGCCGCTCGTCATCGCACTGCCCAAGGGCCGCATCCTGAAGGAGGCGCTGCCGCTGCTTTCGGCCGCCGGCATCGAACCCGAACCCGCGTTCAGCGATGAATCCTCCCGCGCGCTGCGTTTTTCCACCAACAGGCCCGATGTGGAGCTGATTCGCGTCCGTTCGTTCGACGTCGCGACCTTTGTAGCCCATGGCGCGGCGCAGCTTGGCGTCTGCGGCAACGACGTACTGATGGAGTTCGCCTATTCGGAGATCTACGCGCCAGTCGACCTCAACATCGGCCACTGCCGCCTGTCGGTGGCCGAACCGGCCGAGCTTGCAGCGTCCGACAACCCGGCAAGCTGGAGCCATGTTCGCGTGGCGACGAAATATCCCTATGTCACGCGCCGTTTCTTTGAGGCGCGCGGCGTGCAGGCGGAATGCGTGAAGCTGAACGGCGCGATGGAGCTTGCCCCGGCGCTGGGCCTTTCCAGCCGCATCGTCGATCTGGTGTCGTCGGGCCGCACGCTGAAGGAAAACGGCCTTGTGGAAGTCGAGGTGATCGCAGAGGTGACCTCGCGCCTCATCGTCAACCGCGCCGCCTTCAAGACCCGCGCGCCCGAAGTCACGGCGATGATCGACTCCTTCCGCAAGGCGGCCGGAGGCCTGCCGGATGCGGCTTGA
- a CDS encoding TetR/AcrR family transcriptional regulator translates to MKAATLSRGERTRELLLDLAESAVLEKGYAATSIEELIAAAGITKSGFFYHFDGKPALAKALMQRDNQRTEAAFESIFGMAAARYADPLAALLDGLVELGEMAAVSPNAYPGCLAAAFSYQEAQFDDDHHALMREGFLMRRRQIRKRLDKVAASASPRVAVGLDDLADMGIAVIQGAIVLERVRGEPGILAQQVDLYGAFIRRLFQPV, encoded by the coding sequence GTGAAGGCGGCGACGCTCAGCAGGGGCGAGCGGACGCGCGAACTGCTGCTCGACCTCGCCGAAAGCGCGGTGCTGGAAAAGGGCTATGCCGCCACCTCGATAGAGGAGCTGATCGCAGCAGCCGGCATCACGAAGAGCGGCTTCTTCTATCACTTCGACGGCAAGCCAGCGCTGGCCAAGGCGCTGATGCAGCGCGACAACCAGCGAACGGAGGCCGCCTTCGAATCGATCTTCGGCATGGCGGCGGCCCGATATGCCGATCCGCTGGCCGCGCTGCTGGACGGCCTTGTCGAACTGGGCGAGATGGCGGCGGTGTCCCCCAACGCGTATCCGGGCTGCCTCGCTGCCGCCTTTTCCTATCAGGAAGCGCAGTTCGACGACGATCACCATGCGCTGATGCGCGAAGGATTCCTGATGCGCCGCCGCCAGATCCGCAAGCGGCTGGACAAGGTGGCGGCATCGGCCTCCCCGCGCGTGGCCGTTGGCCTTGATGACCTGGCCGACATGGGCATCGCCGTCATCCAGGGCGCGATCGTGCTGGAGCGGGTACGCGGAGAGCCGGGCATATTGGCGCAGCAGGTCGATCTTTACGGCGCGTTCATCCGACGTCTGTTCCAGCCGGTCTGA
- a CDS encoding ribonuclease, whose amino-acid sequence MAEWLIEHGIGETRAVLIEHGQIVEAIVERDDTGLRAGAVSEGRLTAILVPGKRGIVTLADGTETLIEPFPPAVTEGARLTVEVVREAIPEPGRAKMARVAASDDAPRPAPTVEQRVTAMGGRPRLLPPTGPDLLEQAGWSELLDEAARGDIAFPGGGLRISLTPAMTLIDVDGDLPPAELARAGAAAAGAAIRRLGITGSIGIDLPTMNGKAERMAAAEALDRALPQPFERTAVNGFGFMQIIRRRTRPSLPELVQADPALAAALALLRRAERQGGAGAVTIAASPAVVARIEANGAWVRELERRIGARLLLRTEASRPIWSGDVSREHP is encoded by the coding sequence TTGGCTGAGTGGCTGATCGAGCATGGCATTGGCGAGACGCGCGCCGTCCTGATCGAGCATGGGCAAATCGTCGAAGCAATCGTTGAGCGTGACGACACGGGTCTTCGGGCCGGTGCTGTCTCCGAAGGGCGGCTGACGGCCATCCTCGTGCCGGGCAAGCGCGGCATCGTCACCCTTGCGGACGGGACCGAGACGCTGATCGAGCCGTTTCCACCCGCAGTGACGGAGGGCGCGCGGCTGACGGTCGAAGTGGTGCGCGAGGCGATCCCCGAACCGGGCCGCGCGAAGATGGCCCGCGTGGCTGCAAGCGATGACGCCCCCCGGCCCGCGCCAACGGTCGAGCAACGGGTCACGGCGATGGGCGGCAGGCCGCGCCTGCTGCCGCCGACAGGGCCTGATCTTCTGGAGCAGGCGGGCTGGTCCGAACTGCTCGACGAGGCGGCAAGGGGCGACATCGCCTTTCCAGGCGGCGGGCTCCGGATCAGCCTCACGCCTGCGATGACCCTGATCGACGTCGACGGCGATCTTCCGCCCGCCGAGCTTGCGCGCGCGGGCGCTGCGGCGGCGGGTGCGGCGATCCGGCGGCTGGGCATCACCGGCTCGATCGGGATCGACCTGCCGACGATGAACGGCAAGGCGGAGCGCATGGCGGCGGCCGAGGCGCTGGACCGGGCGCTGCCGCAGCCGTTCGAGCGGACGGCGGTGAACGGCTTCGGCTTCATGCAGATCATCCGGCGGCGGACGAGACCTTCCCTGCCAGAGCTTGTGCAGGCGGACCCGGCGCTCGCAGCGGCGCTGGCCCTGCTGCGCCGCGCCGAGCGGCAGGGCGGGGCGGGGGCCGTCACCATTGCCGCGTCACCGGCGGTCGTGGCGCGGATCGAGGCGAACGGCGCATGGGTGCGCGAGCTGGAACGGCGCATCGGCGCACGGCTGCTGTTGCGTACGGAGGCGAGCCGTCCCATATGGTCGGGCGATGTCAGCCGCGAACACCCCTGA
- a CDS encoding ROK family protein, which yields MTLLAGVELGGTKCVCISGTEPDDIRAMVELPTTTPDETLAAIRAVLGQWDHEALGIASFGPLDLDPSSPRYGRIVHTPKPGWNQAFLADLAGGKPFALDTDTNGAAIAEGLWGGAQGLSSWAYVTIGTGIGVGSIVAGKPVRGLGHSEAGHMRIPRGRGDSFPGICPYHGDCVEGLASGPAIAARAGMSGRDIPADHPVWPQAADALAALCHNLMLTTLPQRILIGGGVAAGQPQLFPLLRARLAESIADYGGVLRLAGPLSAYVAPPALGKKAGPLGALALAARAIA from the coding sequence ATGACGCTTCTGGCCGGCGTAGAGCTTGGCGGCACCAAATGCGTGTGCATCTCGGGAACCGAGCCGGACGACATCCGGGCGATGGTGGAACTGCCCACCACCACGCCCGACGAGACGCTGGCCGCAATTCGCGCGGTTCTCGGCCAATGGGATCATGAGGCGCTTGGCATAGCGAGCTTCGGCCCGCTCGATCTCGATCCCTCCTCGCCCCGCTATGGGCGGATCGTCCACACGCCCAAGCCCGGCTGGAACCAAGCCTTCCTTGCCGATCTGGCCGGGGGAAAGCCGTTCGCGCTCGACACGGACACCAATGGCGCGGCCATTGCCGAAGGGCTGTGGGGCGGCGCGCAGGGGCTGTCGAGCTGGGCCTATGTCACCATCGGCACGGGGATCGGCGTCGGCAGCATCGTCGCCGGAAAGCCGGTGCGCGGTCTTGGCCACAGCGAGGCGGGCCATATGCGAATCCCGCGCGGGCGCGGCGACAGCTTTCCGGGCATCTGCCCCTATCATGGCGATTGCGTGGAGGGTCTGGCGAGCGGTCCGGCCATTGCGGCGCGGGCCGGCATGTCCGGGCGCGACATACCGGCCGATCATCCCGTCTGGCCGCAAGCCGCCGATGCACTGGCCGCGCTCTGCCACAATCTGATGCTCACCACCTTGCCGCAGCGAATTCTCATCGGCGGCGGCGTTGCCGCGGGCCAGCCGCAGCTCTTCCCTCTTCTCCGGGCAAGGCTCGCCGAAAGCATCGCGGATTACGGCGGCGTGCTTCGGCTCGCCGGGCCGCTCTCCGCCTATGTCGCGCCGCCCGCCCTTGGCAAAAAAGCGGGGCCGCTGGGTGCGCTTGCGCTGGCCGCCAGGGCGATCGCCTGA
- the infA gene encoding translation initiation factor IF-1, with amino-acid sequence MAKEELLEMRGQVVELLPNAMFRVRLENDHEILGHTAGKMRKNRIRVLVGDEVLVELTPYDLTKGRITYRFK; translated from the coding sequence ATGGCGAAGGAAGAACTTTTGGAAATGCGGGGGCAGGTGGTTGAGCTGCTGCCCAACGCCATGTTCCGGGTGCGGCTGGAAAACGACCATGAAATACTGGGTCACACCGCCGGTAAGATGCGCAAGAACCGCATTCGCGTGCTCGTGGGTGACGAGGTGCTGGTCGAACTGACGCCCTACGACCTGACCAAGGGTCGCATAACCTATCGTTTCAAATAA
- a CDS encoding acyloxyacyl hydrolase codes for MRRPVAATFTLAALVMSSPAHAEELWVGVYAHDVTPISATEFESGVDVQLGWRGKAFEALGSIGRPAPYAFVGVNAGSGTDYAAAGLSWRWGSSVYVRPGIGIAVHDGPLYAVRKGRRVDLGSRVLFEPELAVGVQINPRLTAELSWVHMSHATLFSRQNRGMDNIGARLVWRLP; via the coding sequence ATGCGCCGACCGGTCGCGGCCACCTTCACCCTTGCGGCACTTGTGATGTCGTCACCCGCCCATGCCGAGGAATTGTGGGTCGGCGTCTATGCGCATGACGTGACTCCGATTTCGGCGACCGAGTTCGAATCGGGCGTGGACGTTCAGCTCGGCTGGCGGGGCAAAGCTTTCGAGGCGCTTGGCAGCATCGGCCGGCCCGCACCCTATGCCTTTGTGGGCGTGAATGCGGGCAGCGGCACCGATTACGCGGCGGCGGGGCTGAGCTGGCGCTGGGGAAGCAGCGTCTATGTGCGTCCCGGCATCGGCATCGCCGTACATGACGGCCCGCTCTATGCGGTGCGCAAGGGCCGCCGGGTCGATCTTGGATCGCGCGTGCTGTTCGAGCCGGAGCTTGCCGTGGGGGTTCAGATAAATCCCCGGCTCACCGCCGAACTTTCATGGGTCCACATGAGCCATGCGACCCTGTTCAGCCGGCAGAACCGGGGAATGGACAATATCGGCGCCCGCCTTGTCTGGCGGCTGCCCTGA
- a CDS encoding CBS domain-containing protein, whose amino-acid sequence MKVSECMTREVEIVDPDTTLQNTARIMAEIDAGILPVSDGERLIGIITDRDIAVRGVALGRSPDTRVGDVMSQEVLYCFEDQDVEDVLINMGEIQVRRLPVLDRDKRLCGIVSLSDLAPGEEDEAGEALCEIARPSGLHSQAV is encoded by the coding sequence ATGAAGGTGAGCGAATGCATGACGCGCGAGGTGGAAATCGTCGATCCCGACACGACCTTGCAGAACACCGCCCGCATCATGGCGGAAATCGACGCCGGAATCCTGCCGGTGAGCGACGGCGAGCGGCTGATCGGCATCATCACCGATCGTGACATCGCGGTCAGGGGCGTTGCGCTGGGCCGGTCTCCCGACACCCGGGTCGGCGATGTGATGAGCCAGGAAGTGCTCTATTGCTTCGAGGATCAGGACGTCGAGGACGTGCTTATCAACATGGGCGAAATCCAGGTGCGCCGCCTGCCGGTGCTGGACCGCGACAAGCGCTTGTGCGGCATTGTATCGCTCAGCGATCTGGCCCCCGGCGAAGAGGATGAGGCCGGTGAGGCGCTGTGCGAGATCGCCCGGCCAAGCGGGCTTCACTCCCAGGCTGTCTGA